In Nostoc edaphicum CCNP1411, the sequence CCATTGTAATTACCTAAAATCCTTTTTTTCTTGGTTAAAACATTACTAAGAGTACGAGAATAGAATCTTTGTAAATAAAGAAACCTATCTCAAAACCTAGACTAAGCTAGATAAAAGTCATTCACGCTCAGATTGGGTTAATATTTTTTGAGTTTTATCTCTAATTTACCCCGCTCTGATAGTTCGATTTAGTTGGGGTTCCAATCCCCAATCCCTGGATTTACCCCCCTTAATCCCCCCTTGCAAAGGCTACGGTGTATACACAAGTCAAAAAAGTTTGATTTTTCATTGTTCTCTCGTTTATCTTGTTCCCATGCTCTGCATGGGAATGCTCCTCGTTGAGGCTCTGCCTCCAATCTGGCATTGAGTCAGAGACTTAATGAATGCATTCCCAGTCGGAGACTGGGAACGAGGAAAGTCTTATCAAGCTAGGTTTTTAGGACTTGTGTATACACCGTAGCTTGCAAAGGGGGGAAATATCCGGTTCTCCCCCTTACCAAGGGGGAGTTAGAGGGGGTGGAAAGGGCTTGTGTGTACACGTAGCCCCTGCTTACCCATCTCACAAAATCGCATTGCTCCCATCCCCAGTTCAATCAAAGCGATCGCTAATTTTCCCATTTACAGCAGAGATAGCCACTGTTCTTGGTGAGGCTAAATAATTTTTGCCCGTTGGATCGCCGCTACGTCCTTTAAAATTGCGATTGGTTGCATAAATCCCTGCTTCTTCTTTTGCCAAAACCCCAAGTCCAGAATTGATACAAGCCCCACAACCTGTCTTGAGAATTTGTGCTCCTGCTTGTTCAAAAATATCGAGATAACCTAACTCTTGGGCTTGTTCTCGAATTTCAATGGTTGCAGGTACAATAAACAAGTTTACACCGTCTGCCAGTTGGCGACCGTGCAAAACTTCGGCTGCTTGAGCTAAATCGTAGAGTTTACCCCCAGTACAAGAGCCAATAAAAGCTTTGGTAATCGGAATATCTTCTAATTGACTAATGGCAACTACTTGATCCGGTTTTGGGGGACGTGCCACTTGTGCTTCTAAATCACTAAGGTCAAATTGATAAACCTTTTCATACTCAGCATCAGCATCGCCGCTAATTTCTACAAATTCTTGTGAAGTTCGGTTTTTTAAATACTCACGTGTCACCTCATCAGGAACAATCAAACCACATATTGCACCACACTCTACAGCCATGTTGGCTAGAGTTAATCGTTCATCAAAGGGTAGTTGTGCAAGGATTGACCCTCTAAACTCTATTACCTTACTGGTCGCGCCAGCACAGCCGATTTTTCCGAGGATAAATAGGATAATATCTTTGGCACTAATTTTAGGAGACAAGGTTCCAGACAACTCAAATACTAGGGTTGGAGGAACACGAATCCACATATCTCCTGTGGCATAAATATTAGCCATATCGGTGGTTCCTACTCCTGTGGAAAAGGCTCCCAATGCTCCGTAGGTGCAGGTATGGGAATCTGTACCAGCAATCAGCATTCCTGGTCGGACAAACCCTTTTTCTGGGAGTAAAACGTGACAGATGCCCGCTGCTTCACCAGGGGAAACCATATCAAATAAGTGGCATCCTTGGACTTTAGCAAACTGAATCATCTGGTCATACATGACATGAGCTTTGTGATCAGCACGGATGTCGTTGACTTGGATAAAGTGATCGGCTACTAAAACTACCTTTTGGGAGTCCCATAACTTTGCTCCTTCTCCATACTCTTGATAAAATATCTTGGCCACAGGCCCGGCTACAGCATCATGGGATAAGGCTAAATCGACCTGGGCAAAAACCACTTCTCCTGGCTGGACGTAGGAATTTCCAGAGGCTTTAGCTAAGAGTTTTTCGACTAAAGTCATGGGGCGTGGCGGGGTGAAGCTGCGAGGAATGGTGATTTTACCCTGACGACGCAGCTGATTAAAAGACATTAACCCACCGGCTAGTGCGATCGCATCAACTACAGGATTCTCCTGTTTCTCCCCCAGAATTTCTAAGGGTAGTCCAATATTGATGCTATTACGATAAAAAATTTCAGCGAACGATCGCGCCCGAATTTTCTCAATTCCCGCAGCTTGCAAGGCAATGGGGGCAACTTCTCGACTGGAACCACAGCCGAAATTTTCTCCTGCTTCAATCACATTGAATTTTAGCAGTTCACCTGCTCCAATAATATGTTCTAAAGCATACTTTTTTAAGTAATCAGGGTCATCTGTTGTCGCCCGATTGGCAGGAATAATATCATCGGTATTGATATCATCTCCCAGGTGCAAAACGTTATTTGCATGACTCATGAAGCACTCCTAATTGAGAATGTTGCACAACTGAAAGTTCTTCAAGTAAAAGGTCAACTAATGTTGCAGTATTGACTAAAATTTCTTCTCCTTGGCTAAATAAATCAGCTGTTCGGTATCCCTTAGCTAAAATCCGGTCTTGCGCTGCAATAATTAGTTGGGCAGCCCGCACTTCCCCCCATTGTTGAAGCATTAAAATACAAGCTCCAAGGGTGCCAAGAGGATTAGCAATTCCCTTCCCAGCAATGTCTGGGGCTGTACCATGAATCGCTTCGTACAAACCAAATCCATCAGCATTAAGACTCGCCGATCCTAATAAACCAATTGAGCCAATTAATGCACCACCAATATCACTAAGAATATCTCCAAACAAATTGCCCGCTAAAATTACATCAAACCGTTGGGGATTCAGAACCATTTGCATAGCTAAGTTATCTACCAGCATTGGTTCGATAACAACGCCAGGAAACTCTTTGGCTTCTTCTTCCACTAGACGAGTCCAAGGCAAATAAGGCAAGGCATTTTCTTTGTGGGCTACGGTGAGTAATCCTCGGCGGTATTGGGCTTGTTCTAAAGCCTTGCGAGCAATTCGACGAATCTCTTCATCGTAATAGCGCATCGTATGATAACCATAATCTCCCTTATCATCTGAGCCGCGTCCAGATGGGCCAAAATAGATTCCACTGACCAGTTCTCGAACGATGAGAATATCAATTCCTTGAATTTTCTCTGGTCGAAGACTAGATTTATGTACGAGACTTTTAACGCTACGGATCGGACGAAGATTGCAAAAAAAGTCGAAATGCTTTCGGAGTTCTAGTAGTCCGCCTTGAGTAACTGCACCAAATACAATGCCATCGGCTCCATCGCACAGTTCGGCGGTAGCTTGAGGGAAGTAACTACCCAGTTCTTCAAAGGCAGTTGCGCCAAGCCAGCCATAGTCTACCTGTAAGGTAAATCCTTCAATTTTAGCGACGTGTTGCAGAATTTTTAAGGAAGCTTCCACAACTTCTGACCCAATTCCTTCCCCAAGAATGGCGACTATCCGATAAGATGGCTTACTTAAAGACCCCATTTCGACCTATTGAAAATTACTGGCTCAACTCCATTAACATCAAGAAAAGCTCATACAGTAGAATTCGGAATTCAGGAGTCGGAATTCAGGAGTCAGAATTCAGGAGTCAGAATTCAGAATTAAAACAGGCTTTATACCTGGCTTTGAGACTTAGCTTGTGTAGTTCACTAACTTGAAATCCGCTGTATTTAGGTTAATAAAATACTAATCAACTCATCGATTTCTTTACTTTTTTCTTGAATCAGTGTATTAGCTAAAGTTTGTAACTGCCGCAGATTTTCTGGCTTGGCATTATCTATTGCTTCGAGTTCACTTTTTAAGAATGTTTGAAATCGATAATAAGAACTTTTACTACCTTTACTATTAGCCTCAAACAACCTTTCTAATTCTCCAGCTACTACTTCACTGCCACCATCAAGCACAATATTTAACAGCGGGTTTGCCCATTGTAATAGTCCCCATTTTTTCACTTCTTCATAAGGGTAAACACTCGTCAGGGAACCGGTACCCAAGGATACTATCAAGACATCATCTGTATTCAAAACTTGTTTATTTTCTTGTCTACTAATTTGCGCTTCTAAAATAGCCAAATTAGCTGGATTATTAGCGACTACTCCGCCATCAACTAAAGTATAGAAACCGTTGGTATTATGGGAACTGGCAACGCGATAGGGAGCAAAATAAGTCGGAGTTGCACTAGTTGCTAATGCCGCATCTGTGAGGGTAAAACCTGAGCATAACTTGCGGAATCTTTTCGATTCTGTCTGTTGCTTTTCGATTTTATTAGTAAAGAATATGGGAATTCGCTGCTCGATATCGTAGCTAGTTACGAAAACTTCTTTGAGATTATTTTCTAGAGGAGTGTCGCCAAAATATTGCCTGATAATTTCTTCTCTCCCCTCAGAAGAATATTTTGGTTGGACGAATATATCTTCTAGTTGACCGAGTATTTGTTCCCAAAATGGCTCGTAAAATATCTCAGCCCCATACTCAAGATATATTTGGACTAGATCCTCGGCGCTGTATTGGGCGGTGGGTAAGCTATCAGTGGCTTCTAAGTCTAATCGGGGTTTGGTTAATCCGAGTGCCAGAATTCCGCCGCTGGAAGTGCCAGAAATTAAATCGAACAAACTAAAAATCGGCTTTTGTGTCCGCTTTTCAATTTCTGCTAGTACCAGGGCTGGGATAATGCCCCGAATACCGCCGCCATCAATAGCAAGTATTTTGTATTTGGGATTAGCTTTCGTATTCATAGTTTTTGGCGATCGCTCCTGAGTTAATGTTTGCTGTTGAATATCGACTGGAACTGTTTCGGCTTTCTCCTCTTTTGGCTGGGGAGTTTGAATGTTTGCAGATTTTTCGCTCTGTCTTTTTGTCCCTTTTTTTGCCTTTGGGTGACGCTCCTCTGGCGCTAACACAGTTGTTGTCTGGGTTGGGATGCCAGTTTCTAGAATTGGAGGAACCTCAACGGACTCTTGCTGCAACTCGGTTTCACTGACAGCAACTACTTCAACGGAGATAACTTCTGCAACAGATTGGCTTTCTGGCTCCGCAAGGTTTCTCTCCTCGGAACTACTCGCTGTCTGTTCTTGTGGCTCACTCTCGTTCGATGATTGTGTAATTCCAAATGGAAGTTGTGCGACATCCCAACTAGGATTGCCACGCAAGTTTCCATCAAGACCATTTTCAGTTTGGTCTTTTACAGTTTTTCCTTGTCCTTCGTTTAATCTCCAGTAAGCGACTAATCCTTGTTCATTCCCAACTAAAGGCTGATCGCGATGCCTTTGAATTTCCGCTGGGGGACAGGGATAATTCCAGACGCTAATATTCGCTAATTGACCTGTGAAATATATGTTGTTGTGTAAAGTCGCGCCCAGTGTCACAGAACTAGTTGCTTTATTTAAAGAGTCACCTGTAAAGTACCCAAAATACTCATTCTCATCAAGATATATGCTCAGTTGACCTTTATTAAAAACAATGGCAAAGAAGTGCCATTGTCCGATAGTTAATTCTCCATTGCCAAAAGTTTTAATTTTCTTCTCAAGAGTCTCATCAATGAATACATCTAGGTTCCCTGATTCACTGATGCCGAACTCAAAATTATCACTATATCGATCTGAAGAACGAGCAAAAAAAACATTGCGCGTGCCGTATGTAGTGGCTTTATCTGTTAGCTGATGAGGATTCACCCATCCAGAAATCGTAAAGGCCGAACTTCCTTGAGCAAAAACACCAGAAAAATCATTTTTGCCAAAGTCTATGTAATCATCTTGTCCATCAAATGTCAGAACTGATTGGCTATATACCTGCTTTGTCACAAGAGTTTAATCTCCAAATAGGATAATTCGTAATTCGTAATTCTAATTAATCAATGCAATAGATGAATAAACTATGTTTGTTAGTAAATCTCTTGAACTACCTGTGTTAAAAGTATTTTTGCCTTAATTAGGCAATTTATCGGAAATTAGTAATTTTTTATAGCCAAAGATTAATTTTTTTATTAAATCGACTAACTTTTTTAAAAACAACGTGCTTCAATACTTGTCGGTTAAGAGGTTGTTTGAAAAGTATTTCACTGTGACTTTAGGCACTTTTTGATCCCCCCTAACCCCCCTTTTTAAGGCTACGGTGTACACACAAGTCCTAAAAACCTAACTTGCTTGATAAGCATTTCCTCGTTCCCAGTCTCCGACTGGGAATGCATTCATTGAGTCTCTGACTCAATATCTGACTAGAGGCAGAGCCTCTAATCAGGCATTCCTATGCAGAGCATAGGAACGAGATAAACGAGAGAACAATGATGAGAAATTGATCTTTTTTCGACTTGTGTGTACACTGTAACCTTAAAAAGGGGGGAACCGGAATCAAAGTCCTCCAATTTATTGGGGGATTTAGGGGGATCTAAAATTTTTGATGCCGACGACAAGAGAACTTTTCAAACATCCTCTAAGGGGAAAAGGTAAAAAAAATCTTTAACTTTTACCATCTAAGCTTGAGAATGAAATCAATTCCAAGTTAAAAATACACAAAGCTAGTAGTATGGCAAAGCGCTTAATCTCTACTCTCAAATAATCTCAGCTTTATCAAGAAAATGCAATAGCAGTTAAGACAGTAAAAGTAGACAGTTAAGACAGTAAAAGTGGACAGTTAAGACAGTAAAAGTGGACAGTTAAGACATTTAAGACAGTTAAGTAGACAGTTAAGACAGTTAAGACAGTTAAGTAGATAAAATATCCTTTACAAAACTTAATTACAAATTACGAATTACGAATTACGAATTATTTTAATATTCCCCCTACTTATGCAACAACGCCAAAAAGAGGGGGAAACTAATTATTGTAATACTTCTCGGTTAAGAGGGAAATAGGAAATAAAAAACCTTTAACCCTTACCCTTTGCCCTTTTCCCAAAACCCGATTCCGAATTAAAAATGCTTAACCGAGAAGTATTGCTAATTATTGTAACTCTGCCCAAATTCCTTGACAGCGTTCCATAACTAGCCCTTGAAAAATTGATTGAGTTGATGGATGAATGTCTATTTTGTACAGATAGAAAATACCTGTAGGACTTTTAAGGTTTAACTCTCTTCGGGTAAGAGATAATGCTTGTGTCCGATGGAGTTCAACGGCTTGGAGTAAACCTGGATAACTCAAATTACGTAAAGCTAATTGACCTTTTTTAGTGATATATATAGCATCACTTTGAAAAAGATGTTCTAAGCTTATAAGGCTAGCATATACATCCGTATCTTTTTCTATGCCTCCTAAACGGTGAGCATCTAAGCCAAAGCGAATGCAAAAATTGACAGCTACCAACTTCCCAGCTTCTTGAGCAGGTAAAATGCAAGCTGCAAACTCAAACCCTAAACTATCAGATCGCCATTCTTCTACACCAGCATAGGCATAGTTTTGGAAGAGATTATGCTTTACTTTGAAGTCAAATCCTAAACCACTAGCATGTCCTGCTTCATGAACTTGAGTATCTATATGGCGATAGCGTTCACTATTGATTTCGTCTTCTAAGGGGCCTAATAGTAAATTTGCTGTTTCATGTTCAAATACTTTTTGAATGCATTGGCGACTAGAACCTAAAAAACGTCGTCGCTGCTCGCTTGCATTGTTTAATGCTGGGCCACAAACACTGTTAGGAAATGACCATCCATTTGGGACGATGAAGGCTTCACTAATTTCACCACTGACATTACCGCAACTAGCAATTTCGGTAAAAGAAAGATTCCTTGGAATTGGTTGGCTTAGGGTTCCAAATTTTTCGCGACTCAGATTTTCTAATTGTTCAATAGATGGCTGAGAGTTATCGTGCATTTTGCCGTAAATTGCACTTAAAGTTACCTGGCTTTGGCATTGTCGATTTATTTGGTAAGGTGCGATTATCAAGAAATAACCATTTTTACCAATAAAATCCATATTAATAAAGCCTTCAGACAAGATACTCCAATCGTTATTTTCTAAAGCATCTGCTGTATTGAGTAGCCAAGTTGGAGGAAGTTCACAAGAGTTTTTCGCCTGTTGACGCAGTTTTTTGACAGCAATGGCAATTTCATCTTGCTTAATATATTGAACTATTTGTTTGGCTAATTCTTGTTTATCTGCAAATATTATTGTCATTTTTTACACCTAATATTGAAATTAGCTGGAGTCCGAAATTATGTTATCTTTTGCTCTATTTATGCTTCAAAAGTTTGCTCGTTTTTCGGTAAAAGCATTAGTAAACGCTAAATTTTTACCCATTTCAACACCTTGGAGTCTTTGTTGTAGCGGTAGGTAAAGCCATCTTTGCCAGTAGTGGACTTACCAAGGCTTGCTCTACTTCTAATACTGGCAAGGGAATAGTCTGTTAATTCCTGCATTTCTTTATGAGAAAGCCCTGCAATTGTGCCTGTTATTGTCCCTAGTTCGGGTGGATTTTGGGATTGATTATTGGGTAAAACATCTATGATGATTTCAGTATTTTCAGGAGGATTAGTGGCTATTTCTGTCGCTTTTTGACGCCGATAATCCTCCACGGTAACAAGTTGCCAACTAGAATCTTGTGATAGTTCTAAAACCCATTGATGATAATTAAACAAACTTTCTCGATGTCCAACACTGATAAATGTTGTTTTTGTCTCTCGTAACTTTTGATATAAGCTCTCCTCGTTATCCAAATCCAAAGCACTTGTTGCTTCATCTAATATAGTGAAGCTAGGATGAGTAATTAATAATCGGGCGAATGCAAGGCGTTGTTGTTCTCCCAAGGAGAGTATATTTTCCCAAGGAACCTCTGTATCGAAACCATCGACTCGACTAAGCAAGTTTTGTAGATTAACTTGTTGTAAAACTTCTTTGAGTTCTCGATCGCTCATGGGACGATTTGTATGAGGATAGAGTAACTGTTCGCGCAGAGTTCCCAAAATTATATAAGGACGTTGGGGCAAAAATAAGACTTGTTCTAAAGGCGGTCGCACCAGACGACCAGTTCCCGCATTCCATAAGCCAGCGATCGCTCTTAACAGAGAACTTTTACCTCGACCACTAGGCCCAACAATTAATAAACTTTCTCCCGATTCAACAGAAAGTGATAAGTTTTCGACAATCACCTGCTCATAGTTGGGCGTTTGTAAGGTGACATGCTCAAAAGCAAGATGGTTTTCTTCTATTGTTTTAATAGTACTGACATTTTCGGGTTGCTTAGTTACTTCTTCTAAAGAATTTGAAAACTCAGCTAAACGATCAACGTAACTAGAAAAGCGTCCTGAAGTACCAAATTCATTTATTAATTGTCCCAGAGCAACAGCAAACATATTACAAGCTAAAGCGGCTTGTCCTAGTTGTCCAAAATCAATTTCGTCTCTAATATATAAAGGCGCGAGTACTAAAAAGGGAAAGATTTGGATAACAGATTGATATCCTCTGCTAAAAATTTCTGTACCTCTTTCCCAACTTATCTTGCGTTCCGTGTTGTTAATCAGATTACTAAATCGGCGTCCAATTATATTTAATTCTTGTTTTTCTCCCTGAAAAAAAGCTATCGATTCAGCGTGATTCCGAACATGAGTCAAGGAATAATTGTATTCAGCTTTAAATTCAAGTTCTTCTTGATTAATTTTACTCAATGTTTGATTTAAGTAAACAGCAATAAAATTACCTATGATCGTATAAGCAAGTAGAACAACAGCGATTTGTTGGGAAATAGACCAGACAATTATTAAAAAAGTTGTCATTTCCAGTACTTTTTCTAAAAAAGTAGCTGAAAAACTCAAAGCACTATTGGTAACAGGTTCAATTTCTTGAGATAAGCGTTGATCTGGGTTATCAAGATCGGCTTTAAAGTTAATTTTATAATAAGCACGATTGCTCAAATATTTATCTAAAATATGATTGTTTAGCCATTTGTACCAATCCAGAGCAATTTTTTTTCTGACGAATTTAGAAAATCCTACTAACAGGGTTACTAAGACTAGCCCAACAATATTAACTGCTAAGGTATTAAGGAACTTATCATAATCTCTGTCTTGAATAAGACTATCGACCAAATAGCGACCAACAAAACTATTAAAAGCAGTTACGCCCACAAGCCCGATTATTAGTAATATCAGAAGAATAAGCATTCCCCAGGCGCGAAGAACGTCTGGAAATGTTCTATCACCGGGCTTTGTTGGATACCAGTAAGGGCCTGCGATCGCTTTTACATCTTCCCAAAATTGAGTAAAACTTGAAAAAGCATTTGTTATGGGTTGAGCTTGAACAGCTTGGGTTGGCATATTTTAGAAATAAATTGAAATCTTTTATAATCAGATTTAGCACTTTTTAGTACTGAATAATCAGTGATAAGGATCTTTGTACTTATAGCGGTTCTCGATAAGCGTGAAGTACAATTTTGACCTCTCTCCAAACCTCTCTCCTTGTAGGAGAGAGGCTTTGAATTGTTCCCCCTTCCCGCCTTCGGGAAGGGGGTTAGGGGGTTAGGTCTATTTACACACATGTACCTCATCGAATTGAAAATGGCTATAGTTTGCTGATGCTTGCTGGATGCAAGCTTTCAAGCGTTCGGCTAAAACCTGGACATGGGGTTCAGCCATAATCGTGATATGGTTACCTAGCACAAAATCGATATCCACTGGTTCGGTACAAAACTCGCTCCAGCCCAAGGATAAATCCTGTGAAACCTCAGCATTTAACTCACTATTAGGGTCTTCTGGCATATCCTCGTTAGCTCGTAGAATCGTAAGTTTACCCGGATAAATCTGTTTTGGTAGATAATCAACTAGACATAAACAGCTAGTTTTATAAGCTTGGACGATATTTTTCAGCTGCGTAATTTCAGCATTAGGAGCCAACATATTAGCCATTTTAAAATAGTGTAAAACGTATTTTAGTTGCTCCTCCATAGTCAAGGTTTGGAGAGTATCGTAGGAAATATCTACGCTTTTTTCTAAATAAAGTTCTATTCCTTTGCTCACCTCCGCTAGCCACATTGCATCATCCCAATTAATATAATCAATCAGCATTTGCTTATCCTTATAAGTCGGTGCTGAAGAATCAATTATCGCCAGCAATGCAACTTCATGTCCCTGAGCAACTAGCTGTTGGGCCATTTCAAAAGCGACGTTACCACCATAGGAATGTCCTCCCAAAAAGTATGGGCCTTGGGGCTGCACAGCTTGCATTGCTTGAATGTAAATACTAGCCATATCCTCAATACGAGTAACTGACTCTAAGTCACTATATAAATCATTTTGAAAACTGTATAACGGTTGATCTGCTCCTAAATAACGTCCTAAGTGATAGAAGTAAAAAGGCCTGCCACCTGCTCCGGGAACGCAGAAGAAAGGCAAGTTTGAACCGTTTGGTTGAATTGCTACCAAACAAGACGAATCAGGGTCATCTGCGCCTTTTTGTACAATTGTCGCCAACTGTTCAATAGTTGGATTTTGAAAAATGTTGGTTAAGGTGACATCTTTACCAAGCTGCTGTTTAATTTGAGTCATTAAGTAGGGAGCTAAAAGGGAATGACCACCAAGGTCAAAAAAGTTATCTTGTACTCCCACTTTGTCAACTTTCAGAATCTTTGACCAGATTTGTACTAGTTGCAGTTCTAATTGGTTACGAGGTTGAACAAATTTGTCTAAGTTGCTGGTGTTAGAAGGTGCTTTCAAGGCGCGGCGGTCTACTTTTCCATTGGGAGTTAGTGGTAAGGACTCCAACATCACAAAAGCATTTGGCACCATATATGCAGGTAGTTTCTTAGCAAGGAACTGACGCAGAACGCTTACTGTGGGTGTCACCTGTGGGTGCGGCACGATGTAAGCGACTAACCGCTTTTCACCTGGGGTATCTTCGTGGGCAATGACGCAAGATACCTGCACATTTTGATGTTGGCTCAGTACGGCTTCAATTTCTCCCAACTCAATGCGGAAACCACGAATTTTTACTTGGTTATCGATGCGTCCCAAGTATTCGATATTGCCGTCACTCAAATAGCGTGCTAAATCCCCAGTTTTATAAAGTCGGGGACTGGGGACTGGGGATTGGGAACTGGGGATTAGGGGCAATGGGGATTGAGAATTAGGAAGAATTTCTGCCCCTCTGCTTCCACCGAATGGATTGGGGATGAATTTCTCTTGTGTTAACTTTGGT encodes:
- a CDS encoding DUF6014 family protein, coding for MTIIFADKQELAKQIVQYIKQDEIAIAVKKLRQQAKNSCELPPTWLLNTADALENNDWSILSEGFINMDFIGKNGYFLIIAPYQINRQCQSQVTLSAIYGKMHDNSQPSIEQLENLSREKFGTLSQPIPRNLSFTEIASCGNVSGEISEAFIVPNGWSFPNSVCGPALNNASEQRRRFLGSSRQCIQKVFEHETANLLLGPLEDEINSERYRHIDTQVHEAGHASGLGFDFKVKHNLFQNYAYAGVEEWRSDSLGFEFAACILPAQEAGKLVAVNFCIRFGLDAHRLGGIEKDTDVYASLISLEHLFQSDAIYITKKGQLALRNLSYPGLLQAVELHRTQALSLTRRELNLKSPTGIFYLYKIDIHPSTQSIFQGLVMERCQGIWAELQ
- a CDS encoding ABC transporter ATP-binding protein/permease, whose amino-acid sequence is MPTQAVQAQPITNAFSSFTQFWEDVKAIAGPYWYPTKPGDRTFPDVLRAWGMLILLILLIIGLVGVTAFNSFVGRYLVDSLIQDRDYDKFLNTLAVNIVGLVLVTLLVGFSKFVRKKIALDWYKWLNNHILDKYLSNRAYYKINFKADLDNPDQRLSQEIEPVTNSALSFSATFLEKVLEMTTFLIIVWSISQQIAVVLLAYTIIGNFIAVYLNQTLSKINQEELEFKAEYNYSLTHVRNHAESIAFFQGEKQELNIIGRRFSNLINNTERKISWERGTEIFSRGYQSVIQIFPFLVLAPLYIRDEIDFGQLGQAALACNMFAVALGQLINEFGTSGRFSSYVDRLAEFSNSLEEVTKQPENVSTIKTIEENHLAFEHVTLQTPNYEQVIVENLSLSVESGESLLIVGPSGRGKSSLLRAIAGLWNAGTGRLVRPPLEQVLFLPQRPYIILGTLREQLLYPHTNRPMSDRELKEVLQQVNLQNLLSRVDGFDTEVPWENILSLGEQQRLAFARLLITHPSFTILDEATSALDLDNEESLYQKLRETKTTFISVGHRESLFNYHQWVLELSQDSSWQLVTVEDYRRQKATEIATNPPENTEIIIDVLPNNQSQNPPELGTITGTIAGLSHKEMQELTDYSLASIRSRASLGKSTTGKDGFTYRYNKDSKVLKWVKI
- a CDS encoding 3-isopropylmalate dehydratase large subunit, producing MSFNQLRRQGKITIPRSFTPPRPMTLVEKLLAKASGNSYVQPGEVVFAQVDLALSHDAVAGPVAKIFYQEYGEGAKLWDSQKVVLVADHFIQVNDIRADHKAHVMYDQMIQFAKVQGCHLFDMVSPGEAAGICHVLLPEKGFVRPGMLIAGTDSHTCTYGALGAFSTGVGTTDMANIYATGDMWIRVPPTLVFELSGTLSPKISAKDIILFILGKIGCAGATSKVIEFRGSILAQLPFDERLTLANMAVECGAICGLIVPDEVTREYLKNRTSQEFVEISGDADAEYEKVYQFDLSDLEAQVARPPKPDQVVAISQLEDIPITKAFIGSCTGGKLYDLAQAAEVLHGRQLADGVNLFIVPATIEIREQAQELGYLDIFEQAGAQILKTGCGACINSGLGVLAKEEAGIYATNRNFKGRSGDPTGKNYLASPRTVAISAVNGKISDRFD
- a CDS encoding isocitrate/isopropylmalate dehydrogenase family protein, producing the protein MGSLSKPSYRIVAILGEGIGSEVVEASLKILQHVAKIEGFTLQVDYGWLGATAFEELGSYFPQATAELCDGADGIVFGAVTQGGLLELRKHFDFFCNLRPIRSVKSLVHKSSLRPEKIQGIDILIVRELVSGIYFGPSGRGSDDKGDYGYHTMRYYDEEIRRIARKALEQAQYRRGLLTVAHKENALPYLPWTRLVEEEAKEFPGVVIEPMLVDNLAMQMVLNPQRFDVILAGNLFGDILSDIGGALIGSIGLLGSASLNADGFGLYEAIHGTAPDIAGKGIANPLGTLGACILMLQQWGEVRAAQLIIAAQDRILAKGYRTADLFSQGEEILVNTATLVDLLLEELSVVQHSQLGVLHESCK
- a CDS encoding patatin-like phospholipase family protein; translated protein: MTKQVYSQSVLTFDGQDDYIDFGKNDFSGVFAQGSSAFTISGWVNPHQLTDKATTYGTRNVFFARSSDRYSDNFEFGISESGNLDVFIDETLEKKIKTFGNGELTIGQWHFFAIVFNKGQLSIYLDENEYFGYFTGDSLNKATSSVTLGATLHNNIYFTGQLANISVWNYPCPPAEIQRHRDQPLVGNEQGLVAYWRLNEGQGKTVKDQTENGLDGNLRGNPSWDVAQLPFGITQSSNESEPQEQTASSSEERNLAEPESQSVAEVISVEVVAVSETELQQESVEVPPILETGIPTQTTTVLAPEERHPKAKKGTKRQSEKSANIQTPQPKEEKAETVPVDIQQQTLTQERSPKTMNTKANPKYKILAIDGGGIRGIIPALVLAEIEKRTQKPIFSLFDLISGTSSGGILALGLTKPRLDLEATDSLPTAQYSAEDLVQIYLEYGAEIFYEPFWEQILGQLEDIFVQPKYSSEGREEIIRQYFGDTPLENNLKEVFVTSYDIEQRIPIFFTNKIEKQQTESKRFRKLCSGFTLTDAALATSATPTYFAPYRVASSHNTNGFYTLVDGGVVANNPANLAILEAQISRQENKQVLNTDDVLIVSLGTGSLTSVYPYEEVKKWGLLQWANPLLNIVLDGGSEVVAGELERLFEANSKGSKSSYYRFQTFLKSELEAIDNAKPENLRQLQTLANTLIQEKSKEIDELISILLT